Proteins encoded within one genomic window of Deferribacter autotrophicus:
- a CDS encoding DUF438 domain-containing protein, with the protein MSEFNGKHNERVESIYRYTLDLINEGGKKEYYERYKDILKTVTPLDTVVAFDKVVKDGYDMEDIKSAVSKVLNIIYEPLVSFKKPEYSPMSILYYLEKDNEELEKRLKNAKEIVKRLNENPQDDEIKKQMKEVLQELVNFEKHYVIKENILFPIIEKNFSEYRCLQIMWAIHDDVRGYFKELNKLLSKESFDIETFNKLIGKLYFDMFTLIFRENKILYPVAAMYIPDRLFDECLNEALEIGFPFVKIENGNLTESCESDDFGGGVVNLGTGVLTAKQIKLIFDHLPVDITFVDENDTIKYFSSPKDRIFVRTKSVIGRKVQNCHPHDSVHVVNEIISAFKNGERDMAKFWIKMGDKYVLIQYFAIRDENGDYKGLIEVSQDIADIKKIEGEKRLLDWS; encoded by the coding sequence ATGTCTGAGTTTAACGGCAAACATAACGAGAGAGTGGAGTCGATATATCGATATACTCTGGATTTGATAAATGAAGGTGGGAAAAAAGAATATTACGAAAGGTATAAAGATATCCTGAAAACTGTTACTCCATTGGATACGGTGGTGGCTTTTGATAAAGTGGTAAAAGATGGTTATGATATGGAGGATATTAAATCTGCCGTTAGTAAAGTTTTGAACATTATTTACGAACCTTTGGTTTCTTTTAAAAAACCTGAATATTCGCCAATGTCTATTTTATATTACCTTGAAAAAGATAATGAGGAGCTTGAAAAAAGGTTGAAAAACGCAAAAGAGATAGTGAAGAGATTAAATGAGAATCCTCAGGATGATGAAATAAAAAAGCAGATGAAAGAAGTTTTACAGGAATTGGTAAATTTTGAAAAACATTATGTTATCAAGGAGAATATTCTTTTTCCTATCATTGAAAAAAACTTTTCAGAATACAGATGCTTGCAAATTATGTGGGCAATTCATGATGATGTGAGAGGATATTTCAAAGAGTTAAATAAGTTGTTATCGAAAGAGTCATTTGATATTGAGACGTTCAACAAATTGATAGGTAAGCTTTATTTTGATATGTTTACTTTGATTTTTAGAGAAAATAAAATTTTATATCCTGTTGCTGCAATGTATATCCCTGATAGATTGTTTGATGAATGTTTGAATGAGGCTCTGGAAATAGGTTTTCCTTTTGTGAAAATTGAAAATGGCAACTTGACTGAATCCTGTGAATCTGATGATTTTGGTGGCGGTGTTGTTAATTTGGGAACAGGGGTTCTCACAGCTAAACAGATAAAGCTTATTTTTGATCATCTGCCGGTTGATATTACTTTTGTGGATGAAAATGATACGATAAAATATTTTTCATCGCCAAAAGATAGAATTTTTGTAAGGACGAAATCTGTGATTGGTAGAAAAGTTCAAAATTGCCATCCTCACGACAGTGTGCATGTGGTTAATGAGATTATTTCTGCATTTAAAAATGGAGAAAGGGATATGGCGAAATTCTGGATAAAAATGGGTGATAAGTATGTACTAATTCAGTATTTTGCCATAAGGGATGAAAATGGGGATTATAAAGGTTTGATAGAGGTGAGTCAGGATATTGCCGATATTAAAAAGATTGAAGGTGAAAAAAGACTGCTTGACTGGAGTTAA
- a CDS encoding iron-containing alcohol dehydrogenase family protein — protein MKNFSFYSPVKVILSDNFKDELEKILNKYKNIALICGKNAAYKTGFVDLLKDTVKESLFIFDEVEENPSINTVIKGGKFVRQNKCDLIVAFGGGSSLDAAKAISAFATNNKGFYELLSVNGLPNPTIPIVAIPTTCGTGSEVNHYAIITDYEKKDKINFAKEECFPKFAILNHEYLNFLNENTLYATIFDAFTHAFEGYLSKRANPFSDMVATQSIKIILENLEKEKLDDSSLKNFLYASTLAGIVILHTGTTLLHALGYYLTNHKSIHHGMANFILLPNYIEMLEHKNVDKYYALKKIFPNMVDILNKYRGMFKEKVDSILNEKELSEMCEYALNKKNAENTLFSMDKKELMSFFGF, from the coding sequence ATGAAGAATTTTAGTTTTTATTCTCCAGTAAAAGTTATTTTGAGTGATAATTTTAAAGATGAATTGGAAAAGATATTAAATAAATATAAAAATATTGCTCTAATTTGTGGTAAAAACGCTGCTTACAAAACTGGATTTGTTGATTTATTGAAAGATACAGTAAAAGAATCACTTTTTATCTTTGATGAAGTGGAAGAAAACCCTTCTATTAATACGGTTATAAAAGGAGGGAAGTTTGTTAGACAGAATAAATGTGATTTGATTGTAGCCTTTGGTGGTGGTAGTAGCCTTGACGCAGCAAAGGCAATTTCCGCTTTTGCTACAAACAATAAGGGATTTTATGAACTTCTAAGTGTGAATGGACTTCCTAATCCGACTATTCCTATAGTTGCCATACCTACAACGTGTGGGACAGGTTCTGAAGTGAATCATTATGCCATTATAACTGATTATGAGAAAAAAGATAAAATCAATTTTGCAAAAGAAGAGTGCTTTCCAAAATTTGCCATTTTAAATCATGAATACTTAAACTTTCTTAATGAAAATACCCTATATGCAACCATATTTGATGCTTTCACTCATGCTTTTGAAGGTTATTTATCAAAAAGGGCTAACCCTTTCAGTGATATGGTAGCTACCCAGTCTATAAAAATTATCCTTGAAAATTTAGAAAAAGAGAAGCTGGATGATAGTTCACTAAAAAATTTCCTTTATGCTTCCACTCTTGCAGGAATTGTTATTTTACATACAGGCACAACTTTGCTTCATGCTCTTGGATATTACCTGACAAATCATAAGAGTATACATCACGGTATGGCAAATTTTATCCTTTTGCCAAACTATATTGAAATGTTAGAGCATAAAAATGTTGATAAATATTATGCTTTGAAAAAGATTTTTCCAAACATGGTGGATATTTTGAATAAGTATAGGGGGATGTTTAAAGAAAAGGTTGACTCAATTTTAAATGAAAAAGAATTGTCTGAAATGTGTGAATACGCATTAAATAAAAAGAATGCAGAAAATACCCTTTTTAGTATGGACAAAAAAGAGTTAATGAGTTTCTTTGGATTTTAA
- a CDS encoding lytic transglycosylase domain-containing protein yields the protein MLEKIYKSIFKLFILYLVVLNFLCFITTFNPKALINPFFIKNRTISVYLLLKHIIFESGIPVKIRDMEKINKTVNQVAEKYSVDPKLIHAIIKVESKYNPFAISRTGAMGLMQIMPITFFEMGFKDPFNIEENIEAGTKYLKIQLGYFKKLELALSAYNAGPGAITNNKIPEIFETKHYLKKILIEYTSLKSKETH from the coding sequence ATGCTGGAAAAAATTTACAAATCAATTTTTAAACTTTTTATCCTTTATTTAGTTGTTTTAAATTTTCTTTGCTTTATTACTACATTTAATCCAAAAGCACTAATCAATCCTTTTTTTATAAAAAATCGGACTATCAGTGTTTACCTTCTACTAAAACATATAATTTTCGAATCAGGAATACCTGTAAAAATAAGAGATATGGAAAAAATTAATAAAACTGTAAATCAAGTCGCTGAAAAATATAGTGTTGATCCAAAACTCATCCATGCAATAATCAAGGTAGAGTCAAAATACAATCCATTTGCTATATCAAGAACAGGTGCTATGGGATTAATGCAGATTATGCCGATTACGTTTTTTGAAATGGGCTTTAAAGACCCGTTTAATATCGAAGAAAACATCGAAGCAGGTACAAAATACTTAAAAATACAATTAGGTTATTTTAAAAAATTAGAATTAGCACTTTCAGCCTATAATGCAGGTCCCGGTGCAATAACAAACAACAAAATCCCGGAAATTTTTGAAACAAAACATTACTTAAAAAAAATATTAATTGAATACACCAGTTTAAAATCCAAAGAAACTCATTAA
- the metF gene encoding methylenetetrahydrofolate reductase [NAD(P)H]: protein MKISEILESKKMTLSFEFFPPKKVENEKILFDTIDILKNYNPDFVSVTYGAGGSTKDKTVDWTIRILKDYNLNVMMHLTCIASSKSDIDVILEILKAEGVENILALRGDIPKDFPVEDIKKDFNYAYELVKYIREKNGFSIGVAGYPEGHLESESLEKDIEYLKLKVDSGADFVITQLFFDNNYYFEFLNRAVQVGIDVPIIPGIMPVVNLSQVQRFVEMCGATVPDELVKKLEGRTPDDMYKIGVEYAVLQCKELIENNVRGLHFYTLNKYNATKEILEGLGYAAE from the coding sequence TTGAAGATATCTGAGATATTGGAAAGTAAAAAAATGACTTTATCATTTGAATTTTTTCCGCCTAAAAAGGTAGAAAATGAAAAGATATTGTTTGATACTATAGATATTTTAAAAAATTATAATCCTGATTTTGTCTCTGTAACTTATGGTGCTGGTGGTAGTACAAAAGATAAAACAGTAGACTGGACCATTAGAATTCTAAAAGATTATAATTTAAATGTTATGATGCATTTGACATGTATAGCGTCATCTAAAAGTGATATTGATGTAATTCTTGAAATATTGAAAGCAGAGGGTGTTGAAAATATTTTAGCTTTAAGGGGTGATATTCCTAAAGATTTTCCTGTAGAAGATATTAAAAAAGATTTTAACTATGCATACGAGTTAGTTAAATATATACGTGAAAAAAATGGATTTTCCATTGGTGTGGCAGGATATCCAGAAGGTCATTTGGAATCTGAAAGTCTTGAAAAGGATATAGAATATCTTAAATTAAAAGTGGATAGTGGTGCTGACTTTGTAATAACTCAATTGTTTTTTGATAATAATTATTATTTTGAGTTTTTAAATAGAGCAGTACAAGTGGGGATAGATGTTCCAATAATTCCAGGTATTATGCCTGTAGTAAATCTTTCACAAGTTCAGCGATTTGTTGAGATGTGTGGTGCAACAGTCCCTGATGAACTAGTAAAGAAGCTTGAGGGTAGAACTCCAGATGATATGTATAAAATCGGTGTAGAATATGCTGTTTTACAATGTAAAGAGCTTATTGAGAATAATGTTAGAGGTCTTCATTTTTATACATTGAACAAATATAATGCCACAAAAGAAATTTTAGAAGGTCTAGGGTATGCTGCTGAGTAG
- a CDS encoding radical SAM protein, which produces MLLSSLDFLPEYSYPLYRPPSEANSLIFQITEGCSYNQCSFCGMYVTKKFKLKSFEDFKKEVDTIPDYVRNSVRRIFLADGDAVIYPTDGLIEILDYINANFPNLERISSYAGPQAILAKGIDEWTQILKRKLNLLYFGLESANNEVLKIMNKGMDAEEIKPKVLKLQEIGFAFSIMVILGGGGIKLSEPHALDTAKWISDVNPKYLGMLTLFIRRKKNYFEKIEKPMIKHLIKEARMMIENINGNGIIFRSNHVSNMFILKGVLSEDKEKLLNYLDEVYLYLASKNILDTYPDYYKEEF; this is translated from the coding sequence ATGCTGCTGAGTAGTTTAGATTTCTTACCAGAATATAGCTACCCTTTGTATAGACCTCCTAGTGAAGCTAATTCGTTGATATTTCAAATTACAGAAGGATGTTCTTATAATCAGTGTTCTTTTTGTGGAATGTATGTTACCAAAAAGTTCAAGCTAAAGAGTTTTGAAGATTTCAAAAAAGAGGTGGACACAATACCAGATTATGTGAGAAACTCTGTTAGGAGAATTTTTCTTGCAGATGGGGATGCAGTGATTTATCCTACTGATGGATTAATTGAAATTCTTGATTATATAAATGCTAACTTTCCAAATCTTGAGAGGATTAGCTCTTACGCAGGACCACAGGCAATTTTAGCTAAAGGAATAGATGAATGGACCCAGATTTTAAAAAGGAAATTGAATCTGCTTTATTTTGGTCTTGAAAGTGCTAATAATGAAGTTTTGAAGATAATGAATAAAGGGATGGATGCAGAGGAGATAAAGCCAAAGGTGTTGAAACTACAAGAAATAGGATTTGCTTTTTCAATTATGGTTATTCTTGGCGGTGGGGGAATCAAGTTGAGTGAACCTCATGCTTTGGATACTGCAAAATGGATAAGTGATGTGAATCCAAAATATCTTGGTATGCTTACTCTTTTTATTCGCAGAAAAAAGAACTACTTTGAAAAGATTGAAAAACCGATGATAAAGCATTTGATAAAAGAAGCTCGAATGATGATTGAAAATATTAATGGTAACGGGATAATTTTTCGTTCAAATCATGTTTCAAATATGTTTATTTTAAAAGGTGTTTTAAGTGAAGATAAAGAAAAGCTCTTAAATTATCTTGATGAAGTTTATTTATATCTTGCTTCAAAAAATATACTTGATACTTATCCAGATTATTACAAGGAAGAGTTTTAG
- a CDS encoding ArnT family glycosyltransferase, with product MKKYFIFFFTAIVILFNLLIYIEKKPLIHEEPRRAIIAQEMLLSGNYVVPTVYSKPYIKKPPLQNWLIAILGYKEKYVSNFDARFPSVLALLLIGLSLLIFIRNKEIAVMASIIAMTNYLMLYSYGNKSEPDLLLTLFTLLAFFFYIRSPKNFKFIFVSSIFMGLGIITKGVSPLFFYPGIIIYLFLYKRNEFYSYFKFLLLHFILSLILPIAWLSMYYFSGDINNLLSGFSSQAVDRVKGGVGKIIAHFFMFSFRIFLALFPWSILLMFYKKFSFRVKDELFNSSLVIFLVSFLIMAILPGGRGRYFMPAVPFFAIVISYFLSNDLRYNSNYKKIITYVFSSLLVISVCILIYYGFYFQILIISVGWLLFLFFARATKSVSFLILFLNLFIFTIFTHVYEFYKVKNYYNYKDAAKKVVTRLKEDLPLVVDTRINPIQLMFNYERISKKRVYSAAVNSFQKYYFVTDKNVDDCELIFDLDYPKKRFPKLYFYKCQK from the coding sequence GTGAAAAAATATTTTATCTTTTTCTTTACTGCAATAGTAATTTTGTTTAATTTACTGATATACATTGAAAAAAAACCTTTAATTCATGAAGAGCCTAGAAGAGCTATTATTGCTCAAGAGATGCTCCTAAGTGGAAATTATGTTGTTCCAACGGTTTATTCAAAACCTTATATAAAAAAACCTCCCCTACAAAATTGGTTAATAGCGATTTTAGGTTACAAAGAAAAATATGTATCAAATTTTGATGCTAGATTTCCGTCTGTATTAGCTCTTTTATTAATTGGACTTTCTCTATTAATTTTTATTAGGAATAAAGAAATTGCTGTAATGGCATCGATTATAGCAATGACTAATTATTTAATGCTTTATTCTTATGGTAATAAATCCGAGCCTGATTTACTGTTGACTTTATTTACGTTGTTAGCTTTTTTCTTTTATATTAGATCCCCAAAGAATTTTAAGTTTATTTTTGTATCATCTATTTTTATGGGGTTGGGTATAATTACAAAAGGGGTATCACCTTTGTTCTTTTATCCAGGTATTATTATCTATTTATTTTTGTATAAAAGAAATGAATTTTATAGTTATTTTAAGTTTTTGTTATTACATTTCATATTATCATTAATACTACCTATAGCATGGCTTAGCATGTATTATTTTAGTGGAGATATTAATAATCTTTTGTCAGGTTTTTCCTCTCAAGCAGTTGACCGTGTAAAAGGTGGGGTTGGAAAAATAATTGCTCATTTTTTTATGTTTTCTTTTAGGATTTTCTTAGCTCTTTTTCCATGGAGTATTTTGTTGATGTTTTATAAAAAGTTTTCTTTTAGAGTTAAAGATGAGTTATTTAATTCTTCTTTGGTTATTTTTTTAGTTTCCTTTTTAATTATGGCTATATTGCCTGGAGGTAGAGGAAGATACTTCATGCCGGCAGTACCATTTTTTGCGATTGTTATTTCATATTTTTTATCTAATGATTTAAGATACAATTCAAATTATAAGAAGATTATAACTTATGTATTTAGTTCTTTACTGGTGATTTCAGTTTGTATTTTAATATATTATGGTTTTTATTTTCAGATATTAATAATTTCTGTAGGATGGTTATTGTTTTTATTTTTTGCAAGAGCTACGAAGTCAGTTAGTTTTCTCATTTTATTTTTAAATTTATTCATTTTTACAATTTTTACACACGTTTATGAGTTCTATAAAGTGAAAAATTATTATAACTATAAAGATGCTGCAAAAAAAGTGGTAACAAGATTGAAAGAAGATTTGCCTTTAGTAGTAGATACCAGAATTAATCCAATACAATTAATGTTTAATTACGAAAGGATAAGTAAAAAAAGGGTCTATTCTGCTGCAGTGAATAGTTTTCAAAAATATTATTTTGTCACAGATAAAAATGTTGATGATTGTGAGCTAATATTTGATTTGGATTATCCTAAAAAAAGATTTCCGAAACTTTATTTTTACAAATGTCAAAAGTAA
- a CDS encoding acyl-CoA carboxylase subunit beta, with amino-acid sequence MEDKIKQLQELNRQAELGGGPARIEKQHEKGKLTARERIDKLLDKGTFVELDKFVVHRCNYFGMEKNKILGDGVVTGYGKVNGRTVFVFSQDFTVFGGSLSEMFAKKICKIMDLAMEVGAPVIGLNDSGGARIQEGVLSLAGYADIFLRNTLASGVIPQISAIMGPCAGGAVYSPALTDFIFMVKETSYMFITGPEVVKTVTNEVVTKEELGGAMTHNTKSGVAHFAAENDDECLLKIRELLSYLPSNNMEDPPVIPCKDDPNRIEKSLNDVVPTDPNKPYDMHDVILKIVDDGNFFEIHEHYAKNLIVGFARLNGKTIGIVANQPAVLAGALDIDSSIKGARFVRFCDAFNIPLLTFVDVPGFMPGTAQEYGGIIKHGAKLLYAYCEATVPKVTVITRKAYGGAYDVLSSKHVRGDINFAYPTAEIAVMGPEGAVQILFAKEVAKSDDPDAMKKRLVAEYRETFANPYRAAELGFIDEVIIPEQTRPKLIQAFELLANKRQTNPPKKHGNIPL; translated from the coding sequence ATGGAAGATAAAATCAAACAGCTTCAAGAATTAAATCGCCAGGCAGAATTGGGTGGTGGACCTGCTAGAATTGAAAAGCAGCATGAAAAGGGGAAATTAACAGCTCGCGAACGAATTGACAAATTGCTTGATAAGGGGACATTTGTAGAGCTTGATAAGTTTGTAGTTCACAGATGTAACTATTTTGGTATGGAAAAAAACAAAATACTTGGTGATGGTGTTGTAACCGGTTATGGTAAGGTTAATGGCAGAACAGTATTTGTTTTTTCTCAGGATTTTACTGTTTTTGGTGGTTCATTATCAGAGATGTTTGCTAAAAAGATATGTAAGATAATGGATCTTGCAATGGAGGTTGGTGCACCTGTAATCGGTTTGAATGACTCCGGTGGTGCTAGGATACAGGAGGGTGTTCTTTCTCTTGCAGGTTATGCAGACATATTTTTAAGAAATACATTGGCATCTGGTGTTATTCCTCAAATTAGTGCCATTATGGGACCTTGTGCAGGTGGTGCAGTATATTCTCCTGCACTGACTGACTTTATTTTCATGGTTAAAGAAACAAGTTACATGTTTATCACAGGGCCAGAAGTTGTAAAGACTGTTACCAATGAAGTGGTTACAAAGGAAGAGCTTGGTGGTGCTATGACTCATAATACGAAGAGTGGCGTTGCTCACTTTGCTGCGGAAAATGATGATGAGTGTCTGCTTAAAATTAGAGAGCTTTTAAGTTATCTCCCATCCAACAATATGGAAGATCCTCCAGTAATTCCATGCAAGGATGACCCTAACAGGATTGAAAAATCACTCAACGATGTTGTACCTACTGACCCAAATAAACCATATGATATGCATGATGTGATTTTAAAAATTGTTGATGATGGCAATTTCTTTGAAATACATGAGCATTATGCGAAAAACTTAATCGTTGGTTTTGCTAGATTGAATGGTAAAACCATTGGTATTGTTGCAAACCAGCCTGCAGTTCTTGCGGGAGCTCTTGATATAGATTCCTCGATTAAAGGTGCGAGATTTGTTAGATTTTGTGATGCTTTTAATATTCCTCTTCTTACTTTTGTTGATGTTCCAGGATTTATGCCAGGGACTGCGCAGGAATACGGCGGTATTATTAAACACGGGGCAAAACTACTGTATGCTTACTGTGAAGCAACTGTACCTAAAGTAACTGTAATAACCAGAAAGGCGTATGGTGGTGCATATGACGTTTTAAGCTCTAAACATGTGCGCGGTGATATCAACTTTGCTTACCCTACTGCTGAAATTGCAGTTATGGGGCCAGAAGGTGCCGTTCAGATTCTTTTTGCAAAAGAGGTTGCTAAGTCGGATGACCCAGATGCAATGAAGAAACGTCTTGTTGCCGAATACAGAGAGACTTTTGCTAATCCATATAGAGCTGCTGAACTTGGATTTATTGATGAGGTTATTATCCCAGAGCAAACACGTCCAAAACTAATACAGGCTTTCGAATTGCTTGCCAATAAGAGACAGACAAATCCGCCTAAAAAACATGGTAATATCCCACTTTAA
- the accC gene encoding acetyl-CoA carboxylase biotin carboxylase subunit: MPEIKKVLVANRGEIAIRVFRTCRKMGIETVAIYTHADRKAPHVRYADEAYCITDSPADTSYLKMDRIIDIAKKTGAAIHPGYGFYAENADFARACADSGIIFIGPSPEHIELMGSKTGARKAMMEAGVPVVPGTEDPVKDLEEARKVADEIGYPIMLKAVHGGGGKGMRLVEKPEDLESAFRTAQSEALNAFGSSEVYIEKFIVQPHHVEIQVIGDKHGNALHLFERECSIQRRHQKVIEEAPSPFITDETRAKMYEVAVKAVKKLGYYSAGTLEFIVGADQNFYFLEMNTRLQVEHPVTELITGVDLVNQMIRVAAGQELMYKQEDIQRRGHAIECRIYAEDPTNNFAPSPGLITVYEEPGGPNVRVDSGAYQGYEVPLYYDPMIAKLCTVGKDREYAIRNMRRALSEYKIAGIKTSIPFHIRVLKNETFLSGNYDTGFIDNKFDMEDLKRRENEDVTVPVIAAAIKQFLSEKIAAERAVTRPDVGESTWKRSGKLYNICNRLA, translated from the coding sequence ATGCCTGAGATAAAAAAAGTATTAGTTGCAAATAGAGGTGAGATAGCAATCAGAGTATTTAGGACATGTAGGAAAATGGGGATAGAAACTGTAGCGATTTATACTCATGCTGACAGAAAAGCTCCCCATGTGAGATATGCCGATGAGGCATACTGCATTACTGATAGTCCTGCAGATACAAGTTACCTTAAAATGGATAGAATCATAGATATAGCCAAAAAAACTGGAGCTGCAATTCATCCGGGGTACGGTTTTTATGCAGAGAATGCTGACTTTGCTAGAGCTTGTGCTGATTCTGGAATAATCTTTATAGGGCCTTCTCCAGAGCATATAGAGCTTATGGGTAGTAAAACAGGTGCAAGAAAGGCTATGATGGAAGCAGGTGTACCTGTTGTACCTGGGACGGAAGATCCTGTAAAGGATTTAGAAGAAGCTAGAAAGGTGGCAGATGAAATTGGCTATCCTATAATGTTGAAAGCTGTACATGGTGGTGGTGGTAAAGGTATGAGGCTCGTGGAAAAGCCAGAAGACCTTGAGTCAGCCTTCAGAACAGCCCAGTCCGAGGCATTAAATGCTTTTGGCAGCAGTGAAGTTTACATAGAGAAGTTTATCGTTCAGCCTCACCATGTTGAGATTCAGGTTATCGGCGATAAGCATGGAAATGCACTTCATCTATTTGAAAGGGAGTGTTCAATACAGAGAAGGCACCAGAAAGTCATTGAAGAAGCACCATCTCCGTTTATAACTGATGAGACAAGGGCAAAAATGTATGAAGTTGCTGTGAAGGCCGTGAAGAAACTTGGCTATTATAGCGCTGGAACACTGGAATTTATTGTTGGCGCAGACCAGAATTTTTACTTTCTTGAGATGAATACTAGGCTTCAAGTGGAGCATCCTGTTACTGAATTGATAACAGGTGTTGACCTTGTAAATCAGATGATAAGAGTTGCTGCTGGACAGGAATTAATGTACAAGCAGGAAGATATTCAAAGAAGAGGCCATGCTATTGAGTGCCGTATTTACGCTGAAGACCCAACTAACAACTTTGCTCCATCTCCAGGACTTATCACAGTTTATGAAGAACCAGGTGGTCCAAATGTGAGAGTGGACAGCGGTGCATATCAGGGCTATGAAGTGCCACTATACTATGACCCAATGATTGCCAAACTTTGTACTGTTGGAAAAGATAGAGAATATGCAATAAGAAATATGAGAAGGGCACTTTCTGAATATAAAATTGCAGGTATAAAAACCTCTATACCGTTCCATATCAGAGTACTGAAGAATGAAACATTTTTGTCAGGAAATTACGATACAGGTTTTATAGACAATAAATTTGATATGGAAGATTTAAAGAGAAGAGAAAATGAGGATGTGACTGTGCCTGTGATTGCTGCAGCTATTAAGCAGTTTTTATCTGAGAAGATTGCCGCTGAGCGTGCAGTAACAAGACCTGATGTTGGTGAATCTACATGGAAACGCTCTGGTAAACTTTATAATATTTGTAACAGGCTTGCTTAG
- a CDS encoding biotin/lipoyl-containing protein yields the protein MPVKRDYYVTVEGREEEIKVDLEEKEPFLYEVEIDDQKYNVDFAQINEVVYSLIIDGKSYAIEISENGNNFEVIVDGDNYKVEVLDEMKRFMKMRASAALEGRQVIEAQMPGYIWKRLKDVGDEVEEGETVMILVAMKMENEIKSPKKGVITEIFVEASEDPNESTVAIGDKLFIVE from the coding sequence ATGCCAGTTAAAAGAGATTACTATGTTACTGTTGAAGGTAGAGAAGAGGAGATTAAAGTTGATTTAGAAGAAAAGGAGCCTTTTCTCTATGAAGTTGAAATAGATGACCAGAAGTATAATGTGGATTTTGCGCAGATAAATGAAGTTGTATACTCTCTGATAATTGATGGAAAATCTTATGCTATAGAAATTAGTGAAAATGGGAATAATTTTGAAGTAATAGTTGATGGCGATAACTACAAAGTTGAAGTTCTCGATGAAATGAAGAGATTTATGAAGATGAGGGCTTCTGCAGCACTAGAAGGCCGTCAGGTAATAGAAGCTCAGATGCCTGGTTATATCTGGAAGCGATTGAAGGATGTGGGGGATGAGGTAGAAGAGGGTGAAACTGTAATGATTCTTGTTGCTATGAAGATGGAGAATGAGATTAAATCTCCTAAGAAGGGGGTTATTACAGAAATTTTTGTTGAGGCAAGTGAAGATCCTAATGAAAGCACTGTTGCAATTGGTGATAAGCTCTTTATTGTAGAATAG